In one Culex quinquefasciatus strain JHB chromosome 2, VPISU_Cqui_1.0_pri_paternal, whole genome shotgun sequence genomic region, the following are encoded:
- the LOC119766288 gene encoding uncharacterized protein LOC119766288 — MQLPFKTKFGKLEARSSEANCSVSSNRAAYPMLQHYRTIAKKQAQHERRGVRYTDEEKDIGLYNYMMAGKRYHKFLVGNLPVISRSTLSRHLKASTKCIDEGQIDVAGLKQYLLQNGYPLEVMLSEDGTRVMQQVQYDSRSNTITGCVAPLDKTGLPTQAYFNASNANEVVEKLEKCALASTAYVQLATPLVPNAAPYVLFYMATDNKFNHIHVIKRWAHTIKTLQANGIAVLGIASDGATPLLSAMINVTKFTPESSLGELFAIAFDQLVICFQDSLHILNNIRRRLFKLPGTLALGHKHPSISHLEHLVKYFHKNMHGLTSADLNPTDLMSFNPTQKIMNETTINFMEANVPGSEGTVALLRYMRAMYRAFTDKSITPLERISMCWETLLFMRAWRNWTLRHERTNAQCITANAYACLELNAHGLVLAVRSCRDRRHPEQFLVTHYGSQHVEGAFRSLRSMTTMYHTQTNFTFKELSEKLRRVHMLQQIEYRNRERYHFPNQGRSQETSPYLPTDFEIKTAINDAQAAVSRVLETLGIPRAEQSYTCSLKETGASTWEAYTDENRSECEAGQEVDQTIGSPCPRVFEAKKLFINFTGRVQLRDSTTDKDTYLVRDEEGIVRRFTKASVISMLTEGRYRGTMARVRRFKQHTINRAPRGRSLCDPASAVAISIIFVPIIS; from the exons ATGCAGCTACCGTTCAAGACAAAGTTCGGGAAACTAGAAGCGCGGAGCAGCGAGGCCAACTGCTCCGTGTCGTCTAACAGGGCTGCATATCCAATGCTTCAGCATTATCGAACAATTGCTAAAAAGCAAGCCCAACACGAACGTCGTGGTGTACGTTACACGGATGAGGAAAAGGATATTGGACTGTATAACTACATGATGGCTGGCAAGAGGTACCACAAATTCCTTGTTGGGAACTTGCCCGTCATCAGCCGAAGCACTCTATCAAGGCACTTGAAGGCTAGCACAAAGTGTATAGATGAAG GCCAAATCGATGTAGCGGGTTTGAAGCAGTACTTACTTCAAAACGGTTATCCGTTGGAAGTTATGCTGTCAGAGGATGGAACCAGAGTTATGCAGCAAGTGCAGTATGATTCTAGATCAAACACGATAACTGGATGTGTTGCACCACTGGACAAGACTGGACTGCCGACGCAAGCCTACTTCAACGCGTCAAATGCCAATGAGGTGGTCGAAAAACTGGAGAAATGCGCACTGGCAAGCACTGCTTATGTCCAACTCGCTACTCCCTTGGTACCAAACGCTGCGCCCTATGTACTGTTCTACATGGCCACTGACAACAAGTTTAATCACATACATGTCATTAAACGTTGGGCTCACACGATCAAAACACTCCAAGCCAATGGAATTGCTGTCTTAGGCATCGCTTCAGATGGAGCCACACCTTTGCTAAGCGCCATGATCAACGTGACGAAGTTTACACCAGAATCCTCACTGGGTGAATTGTTTGCTATTGCATTTGACCAGTTGGTAATCTGCTTCCAAGATAGTCTACATATCTTGAACAATATCCGTCGCCGGCTGTTTAAACTGCCGGGAACCTTAGCACTAGGGCACAAGCATCCCTCAATTAGTCATCTCGAGCATCTTGTTAAATATTTCCACAAGAACATGCATGGACTCACCTCGGCTGACCTCAACCCGACTGATCTGATGAGTTTCAATCCAACTCAGAAGATAATGAACGAAACCACCATCAACTTCATGGAGGCAAATGTTCCCGGTAGTGAAGGAACAGTGGCGCTTTTGCGGTACATGCGTGCCATGTATCGAGCCTTCACGGATAAGTCTATTACTCCGCTGGAACGGATATCTATGTGCTG GGAAACATTACTCTTCATGAGGGCTTGGAGGAATTGGACATTGCGGCATGAACGAACAAATGCGCAGTGCATAACGGCCAACGCGTACGCTTGTCTCGAGCTCAACGCCCATGGCCTTGTGCTTGCTGTCCGTAGCTGCCGCGATCGTCGTCATCCAGAGCAATTCCTGGTTACCCACTACGGAAGTCAACATGTGGAAGGGGCGTTTCGAAGTCTGCGTTCTATGACAACCATGTATCACACACAGACTAATTTTACATTTAAGGAACTGAGCGAAAAGTTGCGTAGGGTGCACATGTTGCAGCAAATTGAATACCGAAACAGGGAAAGATACCATTTTCCAAACCAAGGTCGTAGTCAGGAAACGTCACCTTACCTACCCACTGATTTTGAGATCAAAACTGCTATTAACGATGCTCAAGCGGCCGTCTCTAGGGTACTGGAAACCCTTGGGATACCGAGGGCAGAGCAGTCATATACCTGCTCGCTTAAAGAGACGGGAGCGTCCACTTGGGAGGCCTACACCGACGAGAATAGGTCGGAGTGCGAGGCAGGCCAGGAGGTCGATCAAACGATCGGCTCTCCTTGCCCTCGAGTGTTCGAAgctaaaaaactatttattaatTTCACTGGAAGAGTTCAATTGCGTGATAGCACGACCGACAAAGACACTTACTTAGTCAGGGATGAAGAGGGCATTGTTCGTCGATTTACTAAGGCCAGTGTAATATCTATGCTCACCGAGGGTAGGTACCGCGGGACTATGGCGCGTGTCAGAAGATTTAAACAGCACACTATCAATCGCGCACCGCGTGGCCGCAGTCTCTGCGACCCCGCTAGCGCAGTAGCGATTAGTATAATCTTTGTACCAATAATTAGCTAA